From the genome of Fusobacterium varium, one region includes:
- the coaBC gene encoding DNA/pantothenate metabolism flavoprotein: MKNILLGVTGGIAAYKSANIVSLLKKKGYNVKVIMTKNATEIITPLTLETLSRERVYVSMWDRTPHFEVEHISLAQWADVVLVAPATYNIVGKIANGIADDMLSTVISATKSPVFFALAMNVNMYENPILIENIKKLKKYNYNFIESDEGFLACNVNAKGRLKSEVEIVSILEKYFEEKEVDKYLTGKKILITAGRTEEAIDPVRYISNRSSGQMGYSLAIAARNLGAEVILVSGPTELDIPEGLTKFIKVRSAQEMYEAAVKEFETVDIAIACAAVADYKPKVYSTEKIKKKDGDMSIILDRNPDILYEMGKLKKKQFLIGFAAETENIVENALGKLKRKNLDMIVANNATNMQKKTNEILIIKNQEDIKEMPEKEKSQLAYDILKEIKL; the protein is encoded by the coding sequence ATGAAAAATATATTGCTGGGAGTTACTGGCGGAATAGCTGCTTATAAATCGGCAAATATAGTTTCTCTTTTAAAAAAGAAAGGTTATAATGTAAAAGTTATAATGACAAAAAATGCAACTGAAATAATAACTCCTCTTACTCTGGAAACTTTATCTAGAGAGAGGGTATATGTAAGTATGTGGGATAGAACTCCTCATTTTGAAGTGGAGCATATTTCTCTTGCTCAATGGGCAGATGTAGTGCTTGTAGCACCTGCAACATACAACATAGTAGGGAAAATAGCTAATGGGATAGCAGATGATATGCTTTCAACTGTAATTTCAGCAACTAAAAGTCCTGTATTTTTTGCTTTGGCAATGAATGTCAATATGTATGAAAATCCAATTTTGATAGAAAATATAAAAAAATTAAAAAAATATAATTATAATTTCATTGAATCAGATGAAGGATTTTTAGCATGTAATGTCAATGCAAAAGGAAGGCTTAAGAGTGAAGTTGAAATAGTAAGTATACTGGAGAAATATTTTGAGGAAAAAGAGGTTGATAAATATTTAACAGGTAAGAAAATACTTATTACTGCTGGAAGAACAGAAGAAGCAATAGATCCTGTAAGATATATTTCCAACAGATCAAGTGGGCAAATGGGATACTCTCTGGCAATAGCAGCACGAAATCTGGGAGCAGAGGTTATACTTGTTTCAGGACCTACAGAACTTGATATTCCAGAAGGATTAACAAAATTTATAAAAGTAAGAAGTGCTCAGGAGATGTATGAAGCTGCTGTAAAAGAGTTTGAAACAGTAGATATAGCAATTGCTTGTGCCGCAGTTGCTGATTACAAACCTAAGGTATACTCAACTGAAAAAATAAAGAAAAAAGATGGAGATATGTCTATTATTTTAGATAGAAATCCTGATATTCTTTATGAAATGGGAAAATTGAAGAAAAAACAGTTTTTGATAGGATTTGCAGCTGAAACAGAAAATATTGTAGAAAATGCTCTAGGCAAATTAAAAAGAAAGAATCTGGATATGATAGTGGCTAATAATGCTACTAATATGCAGAAAAAAACTAATGAAATACTTATAATAAAAAATCAAGAAGACATAAAAGAGATGCCTGAAAAAGAAAAATCTCAACTTGCATATGATATACTTAAAGAAATAAAATTATAA